The Anopheles gambiae chromosome 2, idAnoGambNW_F1_1, whole genome shotgun sequence genomic sequence GAAAGTGCCAACTCGTTCTGGGATTACGTGGAGCTGTTGAACAACGTTCCCGATGGACTGTATCGCTTCGGTAAGCAATTGGGCAGGGTGGAGAAAACACTACCCCATAATGGTTGAAGTGCATCATAATAATACCTATTTTGTTGTCCATTGTTGCAGAAACGGAGGAGAAGCGTTATCGAAAGTCGCTCGAACTAGCCTCGGACATTCTCGAAGAAGGCCAAATGGGGCTGCTTAAGCTGGCGCTTTCGTTGCACAGCTTTTCGCCGAAGGTGCAGGCCCACCTTCAGGTGGCCACCGAGGTGCTGGCAAAGGGCGATTGTGAGACGACGATATTTGCAAGCATCAACGGCAAGGTTGCGTGCACGGTAGACGATCTACGGAGCATCCTGCGCGCGGGAGCCAAAGACCCGTCCACCGTTGAAACGTTCGCGATCGATCACATCTATCCCGGGTCGGAGAACAACTCGCTGACTGTGGTACTGTACGGTGAAATCGGCACGAGCGAGTTTAAGCAGTTCCATGCCGCCGTGAAAGCGGAAACGGAACGCGGTACGGTGCGCTACGTGCTGCGCCATTACGTGCGAAAGGTTTCGTCGCGAAAGGTACGCCTGTCCGGGTACGGTGTGGAGCTGCACCTGAAATCGACCGAGTACAAGAGCCAGGATGATTCGCCCCGACCGCAGGATGCAGCGGCTGGTGCGGACGGGACCGATCCGATCGACGAGCTGGAGGTGGAGGTGGAAGGGTTCGACTTTGGGCAGCTTAAAAAACGGTTCCCCCATCTGAGCCACTCGCTGGATCGGTTCCGGAGCGCTTTGCTGGAACAGCACGAAGAAATAGCACCGCTGAAGGCGTGGGAGTTTCAGGAGCTCGGTCTGCAGGCCGCCCGTCGCATCGCCGAAATGCAGGGCGACGAGGCACTGCAAATGCTACAGTTTATCtcgcaaaactttcccacgcaGGCCAAATCGCTGCTGACGCAGACGGTGCCGGAAGAGTTTAAGAAGGAGATGCGGCACAACATCGAGGTGTTCGGGCGTAACCTAAACCTTCAGCCGCCCGACTCGGCCCTCTTCCTGAATGGGCTGTTTTTCGACGCGGAAACCATCGACACCGTCACGCTGCTGGACACGCTGCGCTCCGAGATGCGCGTGCTGGAGGGGCTGAACCGCATCAACATCCGGGGCGGAAGTGCCACGCCCCTGCTTGGGCTGGACCTGTCTTCCAGCGCGAAGGAGTTCGCAATCGACATTCGCGATTCGGCGATTACGTGGATCAACGATTTGGAAAACGACGCCCAGTACCGGCGGTGGCCGGGCAGCTTGAAGGATTTGCTCCGACCGACCTTCCCCGGGATGTTGCGCAACATACGCAAAAATCTGTTCAATCTGGTACTGATCGTCGATCCGGTGGAGGGAGACAGTGCTGGGCGGGATATTGTGAAGCTGGCGGAAAGTTTCGTCGTCCATATGGCACCCGTCCGAATCGGGTTGGTGTTTAAAACCGGCGAGGGGGAAGACTACCGGGCGGTAACGTGCGGCTTTAACTATGTGCATCAGAAGAAATCGTCCACGGAGGCGCTCGGTTTTCTGACCGATCTGTATGCTGCCACCGCCGACCAGAAGGTCATCCGCTTTGCCGACGTGCGCCAGGTGCTGAAGAAGAAGTTCAACCGGCTGAAGCTGGAAGAGGTGGACGAAATACTGGGCGAAGACTCGGACTTTGATTACGGGCGGCAGCTGGCGCAGGAGTTTATCGATCGGCTTGGCCTGAAGACGGTGCCCCAGGCGCTGCTGAACGGTGTGCTTTTGCCACAGTCCACCCTAACGAGCGATGAGTTTGAGGAAACAATTCTCACGGAGATAATGCAACAAACGCCAACGCTACAGAAAGCCGTGTACATGGGAGACCTGCACGAAGGCGAACCGGTCATCGACTATCTGATGAAGCAGCCGCACGTGATGCCACGGTTGAACCAGCGCATTCTGTCGCAGGACGAACCGCACTTTATCGACATGTCCGGGCGAGCGCATCCCGACCTGGAGGATGTCACTGCCCTGGGCCAGCTTTCGAATCCCGATCTGACGGCGACGCTGATGAAGAATTTGAAGTATTTCGGTGGCAAGTCTACCTACCAAAAGTTCCTCGGCTATCGGGTTCATTTCCTCACGGTTTGGGTGGTGGGCGATTTGCGGCTAGCGGCGGCAAGAAAGCAACTTAAAAATGCTCTTAAATTTATGGTACGTGTACGATTTACCTCTCAATCACTTGGCCTCCCGGGTGGGTAATATTGTTGTTAACAATTCCATATTTGTTTTAGAAATCGTCATCTGGCACACGTGTTGCGTTCATCCCGAACGTAGATGGTACGGATGCGGTACGCTCCGAGCTGAAAAAGGATCTCAACGCACTAGTATGGGCCACCATCAACACGCTGGAGGCAGATGAATCGTACGATCAGGTGATGAAACTGTTCGAAGCATACGAATCCGATCCCAGCACCGTTTCGTCGTCGGTGCCGGACTCAGTGCTTGGCTTTTTGCCCGCCACCCAGATGCATCTCAAGATGCTGCGTGTCTACTGCCAGCGTGTGCTCAAGCTGAAAGCATCGGCAAGCACAGTTATGGCAAACGGGCGGCTTTTAGGTTTGTTCGACAAGGACGAATTCTTCGATACGGAGGACTTTGGTCTGCTGCAAAGTTTCAACGCACTGCAGTACACGGATAAGATACGCACCGCCATGAAGCAAGCTTCGCAGGGCGACGCGGACGATACGCCAACCATGACGAGCGATACCGTAATGAAGCTGGTTTCGATTCTGGTGCCACGACAGCAGTCCAAGTCGCGCTACACCATCCCGTCAGATGTGCAGGACAGTCGCACCGTGGTGAAACTGGCTCCGAAGCGTACCGATCAGCCGTTCTTCGAGATTGTGGCCGTGCTTGATCCGGCATCACGCGGTGCCCAGAAGCTGTCCTCgctattgctgctgttgcgcgaTGTCGTCAACTGTCAGATGAAAATTTTCTTCTGTGCCATCGATAAACACAGCGACATGCCGGTTAAAACGTACGTGCGATGCATACCTTTTTTCATTTCCCATTCGATAATGGCTTCTTTTTCCTCTATTAACCCGCTGTAGGTTCTATCGGTTCGTTGTGGAGCCGGAATTACACTTCACCAACGACGGGCGCCTGTCGGCTGGACCATCCGCCAAGTTCGTAGGACTACCAGCGAATCCTCTGCTCACGCAAAGCCTTAATGTATGCATTTTCACAGCATTAAAACTGTGCGTTCAGCTGTTTAAACAACAATGTGTCGTTCCTTTGCCCCTCACAGGTGCCTGAAAATTGGATGGTGGAAGTGGTGCGCTCGGTATACGATCTGGACAACATTAAGCTGTCGGAAATCAACGGTCCCGTGCATTCCGAGTACGAGCTGGAGTATCTGCTGTTGGAGGGGCACTGTTTCGACAGTTCCACCGGCTCACCGCCACGCGGGTTACAGATCACGCTCGGCACGGAGGATCGTCCGATCATCGTCGATACGATCGTTATGGCGAATTTGGGCTACTTTCAGCTGAAAGCAAACCCAGGCGCATGGATTCTAAAGCTCCGCCATGGAAAGAGTGCCGACATCTACGACATTACCAGTGCGGATGGACCGAACACGGTGCATACGGCCGAGAGTACGCGTGTCATCATTAGCTCGCTCCGCTCGCACGTTCTGAAGCTGCGCGTGACGAAAAAACCGGGCATGGCCGGTGTCGATCTGCTGGGCGACGAGAAGGATGCAGCCGGCGGGGGTGGCATCTGGGACTCGATCAGTTCGATCGTCGGTACCGGTGGTGGCG encodes the following:
- the LOC1274219 gene encoding UDP-glucose:glycoprotein glucosyltransferase, with protein sequence MRRVSLAQTMAIVAVGILCLFNAALLVHAEPKSHPITTQLSAKWGITPAQLEIAEFIDEESANSFWDYVELLNNVPDGLYRFETEEKRYRKSLELASDILEEGQMGLLKLALSLHSFSPKVQAHLQVATEVLAKGDCETTIFASINGKVACTVDDLRSILRAGAKDPSTVETFAIDHIYPGSENNSLTVVLYGEIGTSEFKQFHAAVKAETERGTVRYVLRHYVRKVSSRKVRLSGYGVELHLKSTEYKSQDDSPRPQDAAAGADGTDPIDELEVEVEGFDFGQLKKRFPHLSHSLDRFRSALLEQHEEIAPLKAWEFQELGLQAARRIAEMQGDEALQMLQFISQNFPTQAKSLLTQTVPEEFKKEMRHNIEVFGRNLNLQPPDSALFLNGLFFDAETIDTVTLLDTLRSEMRVLEGLNRINIRGGSATPLLGLDLSSSAKEFAIDIRDSAITWINDLENDAQYRRWPGSLKDLLRPTFPGMLRNIRKNLFNLVLIVDPVEGDSAGRDIVKLAESFVVHMAPVRIGLVFKTGEGEDYRAVTCGFNYVHQKKSSTEALGFLTDLYAATADQKVIRFADVRQVLKKKFNRLKLEEVDEILGEDSDFDYGRQLAQEFIDRLGLKTVPQALLNGVLLPQSTLTSDEFEETILTEIMQQTPTLQKAVYMGDLHEGEPVIDYLMKQPHVMPRLNQRILSQDEPHFIDMSGRAHPDLEDVTALGQLSNPDLTATLMKNLKYFGGKSTYQKFLGYRVHFLTVWVVGDLRLAAARKQLKNALKFMKSSSGTRVAFIPNVDGTDAVRSELKKDLNALVWATINTLEADESYDQVMKLFEAYESDPSTVSSSVPDSVLGFLPATQMHLKMLRVYCQRVLKLKASASTVMANGRLLGLFDKDEFFDTEDFGLLQSFNALQYTDKIRTAMKQASQGDADDTPTMTSDTVMKLVSILVPRQQSKSRYTIPSDVQDSRTVVKLAPKRTDQPFFEIVAVLDPASRGAQKLSSLLLLLRDVVNCQMKIFFCAIDKHSDMPVKTFYRFVVEPELHFTNDGRLSAGPSAKFVGLPANPLLTQSLNVPENWMVEVVRSVYDLDNIKLSEINGPVHSEYELEYLLLEGHCFDSSTGSPPRGLQITLGTEDRPIIVDTIVMANLGYFQLKANPGAWILKLRHGKSADIYDITSADGPNTVHTAESTRVIISSLRSHVLKLRVTKKPGMAGVDLLGDEKDAAGGGGIWDSISSIVGTGGGDSAASGGTGETEVLNIFSVASGHLYERLLRIMMLSLLKHTSTPVKFWFLKNYLSPQFIDFLPHMAEEYGFQYELVQYKWPRWLHQQTEKQRIIWGYKILFLDVLFPLDVKKIIFVDADQIVRADMKELNDFDLGGAPYGYTPFCDSRQEMEGFRFWKQGYWKNHLQGRKYHISALYVVDLRRFRKIAAGDRIRGQYQALSQDPNSLSNLDQDLPNNMIHQVAIKSLPQEWLWCETWCSSDTLQHAKTIDLCNNPLTKEAKLTAAQRIVPEWKNYDAEIKRLQAKVDDREHEEQAAVAAAAAAAAEASTMGHEPSNVHSTEDKETNAEARHTEL